From the Arthrobacter sp. PM3 genome, one window contains:
- a CDS encoding Rrf2 family transcriptional regulator, whose product MKINAFADVSLRAMMVLAAAPDGVLLTTQSIADAVGTPYNHVSKAMAKLRELGMIDVERGRNGGSRLSGTGRAATVGQLLRQLDTRQDVADCVAADGACPLIAECRLRTALAQAREAFYRELDGIVVASLPTTRQMTPVFQSIGLRPGL is encoded by the coding sequence ATGAAGATCAACGCCTTCGCGGATGTGAGCCTGCGCGCCATGATGGTGCTCGCGGCCGCTCCCGACGGCGTGCTCCTGACCACCCAAAGCATCGCCGACGCCGTGGGGACGCCCTATAACCACGTCAGCAAAGCGATGGCGAAGCTGCGCGAACTGGGAATGATCGACGTCGAACGCGGCCGCAACGGCGGGTCCCGGCTCAGCGGCACGGGCCGGGCCGCCACGGTCGGCCAGCTGCTGCGGCAGCTCGACACCCGCCAGGACGTGGCCGACTGCGTCGCCGCCGACGGCGCCTGCCCGCTCATCGCCGAATGTCGCCTCCGCACCGCGCTGGCCCAGGCCCGCGAGGCCTTCTACCGCGAACTCGACGGGATCGTGGTCGCTTCCCTGCCCACCACACGGCAGATGACGCCGGTCTTCCAGTCAATCGGCCTGCGCCCCGGACTCTAG
- a CDS encoding globin domain-containing protein, giving the protein MLSDKSFPVIEATLPLVGSRIGEITPKFYARLFGAHPELLDGLFSRSNQRNGNQQQALAGSIAAFATHLVNNPGTLPETVLARIAHRHASLGITEPQYQVVYEHLFAAIAEDLAEVITPEIAEAWTEVYWLMADALIKLEKGLYAAQANGKMWTPWKVAAKTPAGTGSMTFTLEPADDTPVTEALPGQYVSVKVTLPDGLRQVRQYSLSGDAGTSRSFTTKLDDGGEVSPVLHNNVQVGDIIDISNPYGEITLKDGDGPVVLASAGIGCTPTASILRSLAEAGSDRQVLVLHAESTLDSWALRSQMTDDVERLDGADLQLWLEQPEAGAREGFMSLREVDLPANASLYLCGPLPFMKNIRNEAISAGIPATKIHYEVFGPDIWLAS; this is encoded by the coding sequence ATGCTCTCGGACAAGTCCTTCCCGGTCATCGAGGCCACCCTGCCGCTGGTCGGTTCCCGCATCGGCGAAATCACCCCCAAGTTTTACGCCCGCCTGTTCGGTGCCCACCCGGAACTGCTGGACGGACTCTTCAGCCGCTCGAACCAGCGCAACGGCAACCAGCAGCAGGCCCTGGCCGGAAGCATCGCCGCTTTCGCCACCCACCTGGTGAACAACCCGGGGACCCTGCCCGAGACCGTCCTGGCCCGCATCGCCCACCGCCACGCTTCCCTCGGCATCACCGAACCGCAGTACCAGGTGGTCTACGAGCACCTGTTCGCGGCCATCGCCGAGGACCTGGCCGAAGTCATCACGCCGGAAATCGCCGAAGCCTGGACCGAGGTCTACTGGCTCATGGCGGACGCCCTCATCAAGCTCGAGAAGGGCCTCTACGCCGCCCAGGCTAATGGCAAGATGTGGACCCCCTGGAAAGTTGCCGCGAAGACCCCCGCCGGCACCGGGTCCATGACGTTTACCCTGGAACCGGCCGACGACACCCCCGTGACGGAGGCCCTCCCCGGCCAGTACGTCAGCGTCAAGGTCACCCTGCCGGACGGCCTCCGCCAGGTCCGCCAGTACTCCCTCTCCGGCGACGCCGGCACCAGCCGCAGCTTCACCACCAAGCTCGACGACGGCGGCGAGGTCTCCCCCGTGCTGCACAACAACGTGCAGGTGGGCGACATCATCGACATCTCCAACCCGTACGGCGAAATCACGCTCAAGGACGGAGACGGCCCCGTGGTCCTGGCCTCGGCCGGCATCGGCTGCACCCCGACGGCGTCCATCCTGCGCTCCCTCGCCGAGGCCGGCTCGGACCGCCAGGTCCTGGTCCTGCACGCGGAAAGCACCCTGGACAGCTGGGCCCTGCGCTCCCAGATGACAGACGACGTCGAACGCCTCGACGGCGCCGATCTCCAGCTCTGGCTCGAACAGCCCGAAGCCGGCGCCAGGGAGGGCTTCATGTCCCTGCGCGAGGTGGACCTGCCCGCCAACGCCTCCCTGTACCTGTGCGGCCCGCTGCCGTTCATGAAGAACATCCGCAACGAGGCCATCAGCGCCGGCATCCCCGCCACGAAGATCCACTATGAGGTCTTCGGCCCGGACATCTGGCTGGCCAGCTGA